Proteins from a genomic interval of Mesobacillus sp. S13:
- a CDS encoding cytosolic protein — protein MKTFEVKFHAEDQVETMKVQKLSSEDYEQATEGGTRHLFDLDTNIGFFVFFDAEDKDGKEYYLMLQYEEQNEEPSNCYGFQLKDFYEFSALYLNDLEFTEELNEEEGELGPVQHLAHLLYHIVEEGKTVEA, from the coding sequence ATGAAAACCTTTGAAGTGAAATTTCACGCTGAAGACCAAGTCGAAACGATGAAGGTTCAGAAATTAAGCAGTGAGGATTATGAACAGGCTACTGAAGGCGGCACACGCCATCTGTTTGATTTGGATACGAATATTGGTTTCTTCGTGTTTTTTGACGCAGAAGATAAAGATGGCAAAGAGTATTATTTAATGCTTCAATACGAGGAGCAGAATGAAGAGCCTTCAAATTGTTATGGCTTTCAACTGAAGGATTTCTATGAATTTTCAGCATTATACTTGAATGACCTAGAATTTACTGAAGAACTTAACGAAGAAGAAGGGGAGCTCGGACCTGTCCAGCATCTTGCGCATCTGCTTTACCACATCGTTGAGGAAGGCAAGACAGTAGAGGCATAG
- a CDS encoding DUF6509 family protein translates to MNIIGHTVEFLEDPFGLLSGSRYEYFLNIEVDEEDELYTEKGLLLKVLFLVNGEETKILQNYFIEQETEKVLDFELEEDEVVQVQKYCEENLPADEEEENEEETN, encoded by the coding sequence ATGAATATTATCGGACATACTGTCGAGTTCCTTGAAGACCCATTTGGACTTCTTTCGGGGAGCAGGTATGAGTATTTTTTAAATATCGAGGTTGACGAAGAGGACGAGCTATACACTGAAAAAGGGTTACTGTTAAAGGTGCTTTTTTTAGTGAACGGCGAAGAGACCAAAATCCTGCAAAACTATTTTATTGAGCAGGAAACAGAAAAGGTTCTTGACTTCGAACTTGAGGAAGATGAAGTAGTGCAAGTACAAAAGTATTGTGAGGAAAACTTGCCAGCTGATGAAGAGGAAGAGAACGAAGAGGAGACAAATTAA
- a CDS encoding cold-shock protein produces the protein MAFGRKPPEEIVTAETKIWVCTSDDCNCWVRDNFKSSNVPACPICKSDMEQETKVLEVVNNHSQNLIG, from the coding sequence ATGGCATTTGGAAGAAAACCGCCTGAAGAGATCGTAACAGCTGAAACGAAAATATGGGTATGTACTTCTGATGATTGCAATTGCTGGGTTCGCGACAACTTTAAAAGCAGCAATGTCCCCGCTTGCCCAATTTGTAAAAGTGATATGGAGCAGGAGACTAAGGTTCTTGAAGTAGTCAACAACCATAGTCAGAATTTAATTGGATAA
- a CDS encoding DeoR/GlpR family DNA-binding transcription regulator: protein MLTPERHQLILQMIKEKPIVKIQELVDVTEASESTIRRDLTILEEGKFLKRVHGGAARLRGKLQEPSMIEKSTKYLQEKRQIAQYAASLVEEGDSIYLDAGSTVLEMISFLPFNGIVVVTNGLMHLPQLLERSIETYVIGGYAKPKTNAIIGRGALASLEQYRFDKCFLGVNGIHPHSGYTTPDQEEAMIKQKAISLSRESFVLADDTKFSEITFAKIADLHEAAIITNSIDEDHKGQYTSKTSIKVVTS from the coding sequence ATGTTAACACCTGAGCGCCACCAGCTCATTTTACAAATGATTAAAGAGAAACCAATAGTGAAAATACAGGAATTAGTTGATGTGACCGAGGCTTCGGAGTCAACCATCCGCCGTGACCTGACCATCCTCGAGGAAGGGAAGTTCCTGAAAAGAGTACATGGAGGAGCAGCCAGGTTAAGGGGGAAACTCCAGGAACCCAGCATGATTGAAAAATCCACCAAATACCTTCAGGAAAAAAGACAAATCGCTCAATATGCAGCAAGTCTAGTAGAAGAAGGAGACAGTATTTATCTAGATGCAGGTTCCACTGTTCTGGAAATGATCAGTTTCCTTCCGTTCAATGGTATCGTCGTGGTGACGAATGGCCTTATGCACTTACCGCAGCTGCTTGAAAGAAGTATAGAAACATATGTGATAGGCGGTTATGCCAAGCCAAAAACGAATGCAATCATCGGAAGAGGAGCTCTAGCAAGCCTTGAGCAGTATCGTTTCGATAAATGCTTTCTCGGAGTGAATGGTATACACCCTCATTCTGGATATACGACACCAGACCAGGAAGAAGCAATGATCAAGCAGAAAGCGATCTCTTTGTCTCGTGAGTCATTTGTACTTGCTGATGACACAAAGTTTTCTGAGATTACTTTCGCAAAAATAGCAGACCTCCATGAAGCTGCAATCATCACAAATTCCATTGATGAGGATCATAAAGGACAATATACGAGCAAAACTTCAATAAAGGTTGTGACATCATGA
- a CDS encoding metallophosphoesterase family protein has protein sequence MKIVVISDTHMPRKSKSLPDKLLADLQDCDYIIHAGDWQTVELYNELKQFGPVIGVTGNVDGPELKGLLKTKEILQAGNFRIGIVHGHGTGKTTEKRAIETFEDDKVDCIVYGHSHIPVVKEVEGVIIFNPGSPTDKRRQKQFSYGILTVGEEIVAKHVFF, from the coding sequence GTGAAAATAGTGGTCATTTCAGACACTCATATGCCGAGAAAATCGAAAAGTCTGCCAGATAAACTGCTCGCTGACCTGCAGGATTGCGATTATATCATCCATGCTGGAGATTGGCAGACAGTTGAGCTATACAATGAACTTAAACAATTTGGCCCGGTTATCGGCGTCACCGGCAATGTGGATGGACCTGAACTTAAAGGTTTGCTTAAAACAAAGGAAATCCTTCAGGCAGGCAATTTTCGTATAGGTATCGTCCATGGGCATGGAACCGGCAAAACAACCGAGAAAAGGGCTATTGAAACTTTTGAAGACGACAAGGTTGATTGCATCGTGTATGGGCATTCGCATATACCAGTTGTAAAGGAAGTTGAGGGTGTCATTATTTTTAACCCAGGATCACCGACTGACAAAAGGAGACAGAAGCAATTCTCTTATGGTATCCTGACTGTCGGAGAAGAAATTGTGGCAAAGCATGTCTTTTTTTAG
- a CDS encoding DNA ligase D, which yields MLKPMLPTLAFETPQGDEWRYEIKFDGFRALLTWDSEIELTSRNGKPLLPLFPELTEFLKANKEMFAPYLPLTLDSELVYLENPYKANFGAIQIRGRMRSKEKMKTEAERNPCRLMVFDLLRIKGKNIAPESYQDRRLKLQSLFSDLGLPLFPNHQNPDLVQLVPSERELSDIWEKVVIYDGEGIIAKQYNSKWEEGKRTDTWIKSKNWKYVSCFVTAYEKSNGYFYISVYKDSRIHQIGLVIFGFKPEEKNALHQIIKQNKSSEDNQFIYVEPGICLDVKYLEIYEDQLREPHFHQFRFDLSPDICTYEKFVFQQKNLPPDIEITHPDKPIWEEPPIQKVDYIHYLREISPYMLPFLENRLLTVIRYPHGMFGEAFYQKNVPDYAPDFVQTSTSEGIDYIVCNNMKTLLWLGNQIAIEFHIPFQTINSKGPDEIVFDLDPPSRDDFHLAIKAALYIKEVLDELKLISFIKTSGNKGLQVYIPLPDNRYSYDDTRLFTSFIANYLVSKEPDYFTIERLKKNRGNRLYVDYIQHAEGKTIVSPYSARGKSHAGVATPLFWEEVNEKLNIEEFHLGTIIQRIQKLGCPFRTYFAAKAEQNFEPVLNVLKSKKS from the coding sequence ATGCTTAAACCAATGCTCCCTACGCTGGCATTTGAAACGCCACAGGGGGATGAATGGCGTTATGAGATTAAATTTGATGGCTTTCGTGCCTTGCTGACATGGGATTCAGAAATTGAATTAACAAGTCGCAATGGGAAACCACTGCTGCCTCTGTTTCCGGAACTGACGGAGTTCCTCAAGGCCAACAAGGAAATGTTTGCACCATATTTGCCTTTGACATTGGACTCAGAGCTGGTATATCTTGAGAACCCTTATAAAGCGAATTTTGGAGCGATCCAAATTAGGGGAAGAATGAGATCTAAGGAAAAAATGAAAACCGAAGCGGAAAGGAATCCATGCAGGCTAATGGTTTTCGACCTTTTGAGGATAAAAGGAAAAAACATTGCACCTGAGAGTTATCAAGATCGGCGGCTTAAGCTTCAATCCCTATTTTCTGACCTTGGACTCCCACTCTTTCCCAACCACCAAAACCCGGACTTGGTCCAGCTTGTCCCAAGTGAAAGAGAATTGAGCGACATATGGGAGAAAGTTGTCATATATGATGGCGAGGGCATAATTGCCAAACAATATAATAGCAAATGGGAAGAAGGAAAACGAACGGATACTTGGATTAAATCGAAGAATTGGAAGTATGTTTCCTGTTTTGTGACGGCATATGAAAAATCCAATGGATACTTCTATATTTCAGTTTACAAAGATTCAAGAATCCATCAAATCGGGCTGGTTATCTTCGGATTCAAGCCCGAGGAAAAAAACGCCCTCCATCAAATCATCAAGCAAAATAAAAGTAGTGAAGATAATCAGTTCATCTATGTAGAACCAGGCATCTGCCTTGATGTAAAGTATTTGGAAATTTACGAGGACCAACTCCGAGAGCCTCATTTTCATCAGTTCCGATTCGATCTAAGTCCAGACATCTGCACTTATGAAAAGTTCGTTTTCCAACAAAAGAATCTGCCTCCGGATATTGAAATCACCCATCCAGATAAGCCGATTTGGGAAGAACCTCCGATTCAAAAGGTGGATTATATCCATTATTTAAGGGAGATTTCTCCCTATATGCTTCCATTCCTAGAGAATCGGCTCTTAACTGTGATCCGTTACCCTCACGGTATGTTTGGCGAAGCCTTTTACCAAAAAAACGTTCCTGATTATGCACCGGATTTTGTCCAAACTTCAACATCTGAAGGAATCGACTATATTGTCTGCAATAATATGAAAACTTTGCTCTGGCTTGGGAATCAAATCGCCATTGAATTTCATATTCCATTCCAGACAATCAACAGCAAAGGGCCTGATGAGATTGTTTTTGACCTTGATCCTCCATCAAGGGACGACTTTCATTTGGCGATCAAGGCTGCGCTTTATATCAAAGAGGTTTTGGATGAATTAAAGCTGATCAGCTTTATTAAGACTTCAGGAAATAAAGGTCTTCAGGTGTATATACCGCTGCCGGATAACCGTTATAGCTATGATGATACAAGACTGTTCACCTCTTTTATCGCGAACTATCTTGTTTCTAAAGAGCCTGATTACTTTACGATTGAACGTCTGAAGAAAAACAGGGGTAACCGTTTATATGTCGATTACATTCAGCATGCTGAAGGCAAAACGATTGTCAGTCCCTATTCCGCGCGAGGAAAATCACATGCTGGTGTCGCCACTCCTTTATTCTGGGAAGAAGTGAACGAGAAGTTGAATATTGAAGAATTCCATTTAGGAACGATCATCCAGCGCATTCAAAAGTTAGGCTGTCCATTCCGCACTTATTTTGCAGCAAAAGCAGAGCAGAACTTCGAACCGGTACTGAATGTTCTGAAGTCAAAAAAATCCTGA
- a CDS encoding Ku protein, with protein sequence MHTIWKGSISFGLVNIPIKLHAATEDRDIKLRTLHKECHSPIKYEKTCPVCDVEVKNEDLVKAYEYTKGKFVVLEDEDLEALRKENEDKAVEIIDFVKMTEIDPIYFQRSYFMSPNEGGGKAYSLLRKALQESQKVGIAKIIIRAKEQLAVVRVYNNTLVMETIHFPDEVRNTVDVPNVPAEDKVTEKELETAIMLIDQLTTEFEPEKYKDDYRTALLELIEAKRTGKEMVTPTEKEPVSNVTDLMAALQASIDRTKPEMKKDTAPAKKKKTAAKPKAKEKKQA encoded by the coding sequence ATGCATACAATCTGGAAAGGGAGCATCAGCTTTGGGCTCGTCAACATCCCAATCAAGCTTCATGCTGCGACTGAGGATCGGGACATCAAACTGAGGACCCTTCATAAAGAGTGCCACTCGCCAATAAAATATGAGAAAACCTGTCCCGTGTGTGATGTTGAAGTGAAAAATGAAGACCTCGTGAAAGCTTATGAATACACAAAGGGTAAGTTTGTTGTCCTTGAGGATGAAGATCTAGAGGCTTTAAGGAAAGAAAATGAAGATAAAGCCGTTGAGATTATTGACTTTGTAAAAATGACTGAAATAGACCCGATTTATTTTCAGCGAAGCTATTTCATGTCTCCGAATGAGGGCGGCGGAAAAGCCTATTCTCTTCTGAGGAAGGCCCTACAGGAATCGCAGAAGGTTGGAATTGCCAAAATAATCATTCGAGCAAAAGAGCAGCTTGCAGTAGTACGAGTCTATAATAATACACTTGTCATGGAGACCATCCATTTTCCTGATGAAGTAAGGAACACAGTAGATGTTCCAAATGTACCAGCCGAAGATAAAGTAACAGAGAAGGAATTGGAAACCGCCATCATGCTAATTGACCAGCTGACAACAGAGTTTGAACCTGAAAAATATAAGGATGATTATCGCACCGCACTATTGGAGCTGATTGAAGCGAAGCGTACCGGTAAAGAAATGGTCACACCTACAGAAAAAGAGCCAGTTTCCAATGTTACGGACCTTATGGCAGCGCTACAGGCTTCAATCGACCGTACGAAGCCAGAAATGAAGAAAGACACAGCTCCAGCAAAAAAGAAAAAGACCGCTGCGAAACCAAAGGCAAAAGAAAAGAAACAGGCTTAA
- a CDS encoding LysE family transporter — protein sequence MNVFLGYIFLGLSLAAPIGPVNAAQMDKGIKSGFFQAWLLGLGALTADIIYMLTVYLGVVKYLETPFMQSFLWLFGFFVLMYTGIETIIGSGKIVMENRGGESGFKSFLSGFIMSISNPLTILFWLGIYGSVLAKTASSYGTGELIIYSFGIILGLILWDIIMAAISSSFRKLLTTRLLTVISLLSGVSLIGFALFFGYQALKLFL from the coding sequence GTGAATGTCTTCTTGGGTTATATTTTCCTTGGATTATCACTGGCCGCCCCGATTGGCCCTGTTAATGCTGCACAGATGGACAAAGGGATTAAGAGCGGTTTTTTTCAGGCATGGCTTCTTGGCCTGGGCGCCCTGACAGCTGATATCATTTACATGCTGACTGTCTATCTTGGTGTAGTCAAATACCTCGAGACTCCGTTTATGCAATCCTTTCTCTGGCTATTCGGATTCTTTGTCTTGATGTATACAGGGATAGAGACAATTATCGGATCTGGCAAAATCGTCATGGAAAACAGAGGCGGAGAATCCGGCTTCAAGTCCTTTTTATCCGGGTTTATCATGTCCATCTCCAATCCGCTGACGATTTTGTTTTGGCTTGGAATTTACGGCTCTGTCCTAGCCAAGACCGCTTCCTCCTACGGTACCGGCGAGCTAATCATATACAGCTTTGGCATCATATTGGGCCTAATACTCTGGGATATCATCATGGCCGCAATATCCAGCAGCTTCCGTAAGCTGCTTACAACAAGATTACTTACGGTTATTTCACTATTATCGGGGGTATCATTAATTGGCTTTGCCCTATTTTTCGGTTATCAGGCATTGAAGCTGTTCCTTTGA
- a CDS encoding fructose-specific PTS transporter subunit EIIC — MRITELLTKETILLSMSAASKQDAVNELVGVLERAGKITDHNAFKEAILKREQQSTTGVGDGIAIPHAKTSVVKEATIVFGRSEAGIDYESLDGQPAHLFFMIAAPEGANNTHLEALARLSSILMKADAREKLLGAKTADDVIGIINSYDQDESEEKVERNNKKFIVAVTACPTGIAHTYMAADSLKAKAAEMGIDIKVETNGSGGAKNVLTKEDIENAEAVIIAADTKVDMDRFAGKPLIDVPVADGIRKPKDLIEKAVKKDAPLYKASGNASAEKKESRGGVYKHLMNGVSNMLPFVVGGGILIAISFMFGYNAFNPDDPSYHPIAKALMDIGGGSGAFGLLVPILAGFIALSIADRPGFAPGMVGGLLAATGGGGFLGGLVAGFLAGYLVLGLKKLFAGLPASLEGIKTILLYPLFGIALTGFIMLFLVNKPVGALNQAITDWLSGLGTGNAVLLGIVLGLMMAFDMGGPVNKAAYVFGTGLLANGVYEPMAAIMAAGMVPPLGIALATTFFKNKFSKEDQDAGKANYIMGLSFITEGAIPFAAADPLRVIPSVMAGSAVAGGLTMMFNIGLRAPHGGLFVVPLVEGGWLLYLAAILIGSVVTAILLGILKKPVTR; from the coding sequence ATGAGAATCACAGAACTGCTGACTAAAGAGACAATTTTATTATCAATGAGTGCTGCATCAAAGCAAGATGCAGTGAATGAGCTTGTTGGAGTGCTTGAGCGGGCGGGGAAAATTACGGACCATAATGCTTTTAAAGAAGCCATTCTAAAACGAGAACAACAAAGTACCACAGGAGTAGGGGATGGAATCGCCATTCCTCACGCGAAAACATCAGTCGTAAAGGAAGCGACAATTGTGTTCGGTAGGTCGGAGGCTGGAATCGATTATGAATCATTAGACGGACAGCCCGCACATCTGTTCTTTATGATTGCAGCACCAGAAGGAGCAAATAATACCCACCTGGAAGCGCTAGCGAGACTATCTTCCATTTTGATGAAAGCTGATGCCCGCGAAAAGCTGCTCGGAGCAAAGACTGCTGATGATGTCATTGGGATCATTAACAGCTACGATCAGGATGAAAGTGAAGAAAAGGTTGAAAGAAATAATAAAAAATTCATCGTTGCGGTCACTGCATGTCCTACAGGAATTGCCCATACTTATATGGCCGCAGATTCCTTAAAAGCAAAAGCAGCCGAAATGGGCATAGATATCAAGGTTGAAACGAATGGCTCAGGCGGAGCGAAAAATGTCCTTACAAAAGAAGACATTGAAAACGCCGAAGCAGTCATCATTGCCGCTGACACAAAGGTGGATATGGATCGCTTTGCTGGAAAACCTTTAATTGATGTACCGGTTGCAGATGGAATCCGCAAACCTAAGGACTTGATTGAAAAGGCGGTCAAAAAGGACGCTCCACTCTACAAGGCTTCAGGCAATGCATCGGCAGAAAAGAAAGAAAGCCGCGGAGGAGTTTATAAGCATCTGATGAATGGAGTTTCGAACATGCTTCCATTCGTAGTTGGCGGCGGTATCTTAATAGCTATTTCATTCATGTTCGGCTACAATGCCTTTAATCCAGATGATCCTTCTTATCACCCAATCGCCAAGGCATTGATGGACATTGGCGGAGGAAGTGGTGCATTTGGTTTACTGGTGCCGATTCTTGCCGGCTTTATCGCACTAAGTATTGCTGACAGACCAGGTTTTGCACCGGGTATGGTCGGTGGTTTGCTCGCAGCAACTGGAGGCGGCGGATTCCTTGGCGGTTTAGTAGCTGGTTTCCTTGCGGGTTACCTGGTATTAGGGCTTAAGAAATTGTTCGCTGGACTTCCTGCTTCACTTGAAGGGATCAAGACCATTCTGTTGTATCCATTGTTCGGTATTGCTTTAACAGGATTCATCATGCTGTTTTTAGTTAACAAACCAGTTGGTGCCTTGAATCAGGCAATCACAGATTGGCTTTCAGGATTGGGAACTGGGAATGCAGTATTGCTGGGTATTGTCCTCGGGCTAATGATGGCGTTCGACATGGGCGGACCAGTAAATAAAGCTGCATATGTTTTCGGAACAGGCTTGCTTGCAAACGGTGTTTATGAGCCAATGGCTGCGATCATGGCAGCTGGTATGGTTCCTCCGCTAGGCATTGCACTGGCAACAACTTTCTTTAAAAATAAGTTTTCAAAAGAAGACCAGGATGCAGGAAAGGCAAACTATATTATGGGACTCTCTTTCATCACGGAAGGTGCCATCCCGTTTGCAGCTGCAGACCCACTTCGTGTTATCCCTTCAGTAATGGCTGGATCAGCTGTTGCGGGTGGATTGACCATGATGTTCAACATTGGCCTGAGAGCTCCTCACGGCGGACTCTTCGTAGTACCGCTTGTCGAGGGAGGGTGGCTATTATATCTTGCCGCAATTCTCATCGGTTCAGTTGTCACAGCAATCTTACTAGGAATATTAAAGAAACCAGTTACAAGATAA
- the pfkB gene encoding 1-phosphofructokinase — MIYTLTLNPSVDYIVEADEIQLGSLNRTLNETKLPGGKGINVSRVLSSLGVESKATGFIGGFTGRYVEEFLNREGVQTGFVNVEGDTRINVKIKSGSETEINARGPEISSHAIDSLKEQIMKLGNGDYLVLAGSIPASMPDSIYEEVVQICRDTGAEIIVDAEGDLLKDILCHRPFLIKPNHHELGQFFNKEITDADEAIFYGKKLVEAGAKNVIVSLAEKGAVFINEHDAYKSTVPQGEVKSSVGAGDSMVAGFLAQYLKSRDIKEAFRYSVASGSATAFSIGLCTPDKVEKILPEVKILNS; from the coding sequence ATGATTTACACACTGACTCTTAATCCATCTGTCGATTATATCGTTGAAGCAGATGAAATCCAGCTCGGCAGCTTGAATAGGACCTTAAATGAAACAAAGCTTCCCGGAGGCAAAGGAATCAATGTTTCAAGGGTACTGAGCTCCCTTGGAGTTGAAAGCAAGGCTACAGGTTTTATTGGAGGCTTCACCGGCAGGTATGTCGAGGAGTTTCTTAACAGGGAAGGCGTGCAAACAGGTTTTGTCAACGTTGAGGGTGATACACGGATCAACGTTAAGATCAAGTCTGGTTCAGAAACAGAAATAAATGCTCGTGGCCCGGAGATTTCATCACATGCTATAGATTCGTTGAAGGAACAGATCATGAAGCTGGGAAATGGCGATTATCTTGTTCTCGCAGGAAGCATTCCAGCCAGCATGCCTGATTCCATTTATGAAGAAGTAGTGCAAATTTGCAGGGACACAGGAGCAGAAATAATCGTGGATGCAGAAGGAGACCTGCTTAAAGATATCCTTTGTCACAGGCCATTCCTGATCAAGCCGAATCATCATGAATTAGGTCAGTTCTTCAACAAGGAAATCACCGATGCTGATGAAGCCATCTTTTATGGGAAAAAGCTTGTCGAAGCGGGTGCTAAAAATGTCATCGTTTCATTAGCAGAGAAAGGTGCCGTCTTTATCAATGAACATGACGCCTATAAGTCTACTGTGCCTCAAGGCGAAGTCAAGAGTTCAGTAGGTGCCGGAGATTCAATGGTGGCTGGTTTCCTGGCCCAATATCTAAAATCCAGGGACATCAAAGAAGCATTCCGCTATAGTGTTGCATCTGGAAGTGCAACAGCATTTTCGATCGGGTTATGTACACCTGACAAAGTTGAAAAAATTCTTCCAGAAGTAAAAATACTAAACAGCTAG
- a CDS encoding LysE family transporter, producing the protein MSVSLLVSYIFLGLTLAAPIGPVNSARLDKGIKNGFWHAWIVGTGSMIADAIFMLLIYLGLVNFLDMPIIQIFLWLFGGFVLIYSGIECMIKANHIDLAFSRGKESMLKCFLTGFIMSISSPLSILFWLGIYGSVLAKTASNYGRADLLIYSSMIFLGLALWDLFVAAITSGFRRFLNYGSLRAISILSGLSLLGFGVYFGYQGIKAVLL; encoded by the coding sequence TTGAGTGTCAGTTTACTAGTCAGTTATATATTCCTTGGGTTAACGCTGGCAGCTCCGATTGGACCGGTAAATTCAGCCAGGTTGGATAAGGGGATCAAAAATGGGTTCTGGCATGCCTGGATTGTTGGGACAGGTTCCATGATTGCCGATGCTATTTTTATGCTGTTAATCTATTTGGGTCTTGTCAATTTCTTGGACATGCCGATCATTCAAATATTTCTCTGGTTGTTTGGCGGATTCGTCCTGATTTACTCGGGAATCGAGTGTATGATAAAGGCGAATCATATCGACCTCGCTTTCAGCCGTGGTAAAGAATCAATGCTCAAATGCTTCCTTACAGGTTTTATCATGTCGATCAGCAGTCCTTTATCCATCCTTTTCTGGCTAGGAATCTATGGTTCTGTTCTTGCAAAAACAGCCAGCAACTATGGAAGGGCAGACTTATTGATTTATAGCAGCATGATTTTTCTTGGGCTTGCTTTGTGGGATCTTTTCGTAGCAGCGATAACAAGCGGTTTCAGGAGATTCCTGAATTACGGCAGCTTGAGGGCTATTTCAATCTTATCAGGCCTTTCTTTGCTTGGTTTTGGCGTTTATTTTGGGTATCAAGGTATCAAGGCAGTACTTTTATAG
- a CDS encoding NAD-dependent epimerase/dehydratase family protein, which translates to MRKVLVLGGTQYFGKKLVQRLIENGDEVTVATRGTKNDPFGENVERLVIDREKKETMSAAFEGKNWDLVYDQSCFSPIEARDTSEALNGKASRYIFTSTQAVYDFGTLHAEGNFNANTYPIEYKSRKEYPGYEGYKEAKRASEAVFHQLGYFDVVSVRFPIVVSEDDYTERLKFHVDKILSGQPIGIPNPELRYSFIHADEAAEFLMEIGKSKFEGAINPGSAGDISLGEMVGKMALLASKKAIVENSTESSTVSPYALPGSWSINTSLASELGFNFTELNQLLDQLTMFYIQQNDSK; encoded by the coding sequence ATGAGAAAAGTTCTTGTGCTTGGGGGAACTCAGTATTTTGGAAAAAAACTGGTGCAAAGGCTCATAGAGAATGGAGATGAAGTGACAGTCGCCACAAGAGGAACTAAAAACGATCCTTTTGGTGAAAATGTAGAGCGGCTGGTCATTGATCGAGAAAAGAAAGAGACGATGTCCGCAGCATTCGAAGGTAAGAATTGGGATCTGGTGTATGATCAATCGTGCTTTTCGCCAATAGAGGCGAGGGACACATCAGAGGCACTCAATGGGAAGGCAAGCCGCTATATTTTTACCTCTACGCAAGCCGTTTATGACTTTGGCACACTTCATGCAGAAGGTAATTTCAATGCAAATACATATCCCATTGAATACAAAAGCCGTAAGGAATACCCTGGTTACGAAGGCTATAAAGAGGCGAAAAGAGCTTCTGAAGCGGTATTCCATCAACTTGGTTATTTTGACGTTGTTTCTGTTCGGTTTCCAATCGTTGTTTCAGAAGATGATTACACTGAACGGCTTAAATTCCATGTGGATAAAATCCTTTCAGGACAGCCAATCGGTATACCAAATCCTGAGTTGCGGTATAGCTTCATTCACGCAGATGAAGCGGCTGAGTTTTTGATGGAAATCGGTAAATCAAAATTTGAAGGGGCAATCAATCCTGGGTCGGCAGGGGATATTAGTCTGGGAGAAATGGTTGGTAAGATGGCCTTACTGGCCAGTAAAAAAGCGATCGTGGAGAATAGCACTGAAAGCAGCACTGTCTCCCCATATGCATTGCCTGGCTCCTGGTCAATCAACACGTCACTTGCATCAGAGCTCGGCTTTAATTTTACCGAACTGAATCAATTATTGGATCAGTTGACGATGTTTTATATTCAGCAGAATGACTCCAAGTAA